From the genome of Clavelina lepadiformis chromosome 2, kaClaLepa1.1, whole genome shotgun sequence:
TTTCGCAATCACTTTCAATAAACACCCTCCACAGAAACCTAAGATAAACAATTTATAAACGAGGCAAATAGAATATAAGGGTCAAATATTTCACATGTATCGGAGGAAAAACTGCTTAAATACCATTCATGCTGATAAATAGGATGCAGAGTAGGAAAAACAAGAGCACAATATTGTACCAAACAGAAAAATGAGATTGCATAATTGACAATTAGTTGTTTCGTTGGAAGACCGCAAACAAACTTGGTACAtttcaacaaaaccaaaagCACTAAACAATCCAGAAACTTGTAAGCTTAAACTTTTTCCTAATGAATCGCTTCCATTTAATTGTGCTGCGTTTATCATCCACTGACGGGGTGAGCGCTTATATTGCTGGGTTTTGGAGCATAAATACAATGTTCCATAGTTGATGCTAAACCTTCAagaattttattcaaaatcatttaaagAATAGATACCCACGCACGTACACATGAGATTCATCAAAGTGAACGccgatttacaataaataaaaaaagatagCTGGTGcaagttataataaacaaacaaagaattaaggctTCCGTGCACGCACAATTTGTTGTCAAAAACTGTCATAGGCTACTTTCCAGTTGGGCCTACCATTCGTACCTGCACATGTTCTACAGTCAAGGGGCAAAAATAAAGATACTATCAGCAAATCAATGTGTGCTGCAATATCCGTAGGCGAATTTGTTAATATAAATTCCACTTTGAGTACTTAAATGAATATAATCAATCCTTTTGTCGGCTACGTCACCAACAGCAGCCTGTCAATCATTGAGAAGCAACCAACAGCAGGGTGCTATTGGAAAACAGCAGGCGGCAGCATCCGCTCTTTCGGTTAGGACCCCGCCTCCGAATGGTTACGTAACTTACCATAACAACATTCTTTGTGCTGAGGTATAAAAAGCTCAGGTGCAATTGCTGAGTAATAACGATGAGATAATCCGGTTAAACCCGTAAGCTAGGAATATAGTTGCTGTATTGTTTGCAGTAAGTCCTTATGTTTAGACAAGCTTTAAGGAAGTTAAGCATACCAGCTCTACGATCAGCAAGACTAACAGTATCTGCTTCTCAAAGAAATATGTCTGCGAAAGGTAGGTTAATTTagaatattacaaaatttacattCAAAGCAATGAAAGCGCAATGATTGAAACTGCGTTAATATGTAGGCTACGGCTGTGTTGTTAGTAGTTGTTTAAGAACAAAATTAGTTTTTATCATTGCTGGCAAACACTGtcacttaaaattttaacttgtcTGTTTGTGTGTTATGCTATAGACTTAAGATCGAATGTAATATATATCTCAaaagatttttcacttttgaaATGTTCGTTAGTCGGTTGATATTAATTCTGCTTTTATTAGTCCTGCAATTTTTTCAATCAGATAGTGGATCCATTGGGTTTACAAAAGAGGAACTCAAGAATCGATTAACATCCCTGCAATATCAAGTGACACAAGAAAAAGGAACAGAAAGGTTAGTTCAGTTTCCAGAGATAAGAAGGATAGAGGAAAGTTGAATTTTATTCTTATGCAACTGAACAATAGTATTACTAATATAGACTTTacagtttttgtaacttttgtttGGAAGTGTTCCAATCTTGTTTGAGGCTGTGTAATATTCATATCATAAGTCTGCAAAGTGCACGGAAGATGTTAATTTGTGCAGTAGGTTTACTTTGtcattatactgtatatgttgtgTGGGAATTTTTCTCCCCAATACAGCAAGTTTTTCAATCTGCAACATCATCGGTATATATAGGGCTTGTATAGTCATGCAAACGCGGTACTGGCAAAAATGGAATATGGTAGGCTTCTGCGTCGCAACTACTGTAACCTGTTTTGCTGAGCTCTTTGCCATTGTGAAACCAGAATTATTATTACTGTTGTCCCCTTGGAACATTACGATGATCAACCTCGCATCACACTAACTTTTGAATCAAACTCAGTGGatagttttcaatttcaagTTCAACAGTTTTGGTGAATTCGACCAATTCTACTTAAATAATACATTTTCTGTCATGTCATTATTTATACATGGGAGGATAATGTCATGCGCAATCGATAtaacatattgcaaaaactatGTGTACTTCGCATTTCCCAGATAAACATGACCTACTTAATATCTGACTTGTATGGCTTCAGTGTGTGATtaacttttcaattttttgcagAGCATTTAGTGGGGAATATGAAAAGAATAAAGAAAAAGGCACATACAAGTGCATTGTCTGTGGAAACCTTTTATTCCAGTAGGTTTCAATATACTtgttaacaaaataatatgaTATGCTCTAAGCTTGTCATAGTAAAACCAAATAACCCTCCTCCTAGGTCCAAGCACAAATATGATTCTGGCTCTGGTTGGCCatcattttacaaaacagcGCGTGAAGACGCCGTTGAAACCATTGAAGACAAAGGCCATGGAATGGTCCGAACAGAAGTAGTCTGTGACAAGGTTAGTTTGGTGTACAAGTAATTATAACTAAATGTTAATTCCGATTAGCTGCATGTGTCTTATGTGCAGTGCAAAGCCCATCTTGGACATGTATTTACTGATGGGCCAGCTCCAACCGGTGAGCGATATTGCATGAACAGTGCTTCCCTATCATTTGAAAAAGCTGGAAAGTGATTTGTGAGGTGATGCTTCAGGAATCAATAATATCGCCTGCACTTAAAATTACAATGTACTGTATGTGTTTGTTATTGTGTATTCATTGCACATGATATTGCTATTGCAATTTTCACTGCTCATACACGTCACTTCATTGTTGAATGCCCTTCTTATTCCAGATAGTAAATAAAGATTTATATCATTGGTTTCCGTTGACTAGCCATGGCAGTACAGTATGACCATAGGGATGTAATAGACAACAGTTTCTCTGGACGCAAATCAGAACAAGCAACAAAGTTGTGCGTGCAAAGGAAATATGCTTTTAATTCAAACCTCACTTCACATGGCAGAGATGAAGTTTCACCACTTAGTGATCATATTAATGGGCGTAATCACACAAAATATGCAGCTAATTGAGACATTTTATCCTTTGGGACCCTTTTCCCACGACCCCTTGACCTTCCTCGTCCACGCCCTCTTGTGGAGAAGGGTTTCCGTTTTACAGTCAACCTtgcttgttttaattttatcaagccAGAGAATATTGGGTCACAAAATACACAACCTGGAAATAACGAATATAAATTTATGTGAACAGCAAGAAAACGCACAAGCTGAGATACTTCTACCACATGGATACTACTTTTGCAGTTTCAAAAGGTGTGGCATATCTAATCCTTTTTGGTCACTTTTACGAACATACGGCAAATCACCTGTGTGTTTCGTTTCATTCTTTTCAAGGGGAGTTTTTTCTTTGTGAAAATCAACGATTAGTTCATACGCAGCACATTTTTCACATGCGTCTTCAGAAACTGAGATCTGAAAAAAAAGATCTAACTTTGTCAAAACTTAGCTAACTTTACAAAAGCCCCACTGAACAAAATCTAAAGCTTTGTAATAAATCAATACAATTGATCATACCACTAATGGTCGTGCTAAAACTAACAAATGTATCACCCTGTGTGCATCTTGAAATAGCGTCACCACGGTAGAGCATCTGTTGTCGTTACAAGCAAGTTTCCATTTCGGTGCTGAGGTTGGGTCCAGCACTAAAATTCCGTTCTCGCAGCTTATACACGGCGAGACACCTAATGTGGAGCGTGAGTGAATGCATCCTGGATGTGTGCATGAGTTACATCCGGACCCTTTTCTCATGTCTCTGAATGGCGGATGGTTGTAGCAGTATGGACACAACAAATAActtttgccttgtgaaccttAAGCAGAAAATTTAACCACTTAAACTTAAAAGCTTTTAATTTTACACATCGGTTTATGATACATGACAATTACAGTAACAGGATACGTAGAGCATTATTCCATCACAAAGGCTTTAGCACGTGTTCTCACCCGTTGAACAGACAAGAAGTTCAAAGTCATCTAGTGGACACTTCAACTCTTTGTACATTTTGACATTAGTCTTAGCTGGAAGGTCATACGTATCGTCACATGTACTGCAATAGAGCCTGGGTGGTGCTGCAGTAATATGCTTCATATATCTCCTACACTTCCCACATCTGAGTATATCATTACGATTTAAGGCTTCTACTGTATACCACATGCCAAAGTTAAATTCTGGAAGAATCCATTTCAAAGATAATGCTACCAAAGGcgttaaaaaaatgatttactagtaaaattaaaatgaaggAAGACATCCAGATAAAATTGGTTAAATTAGTTATTAGaggttaaaattaatttagacaTACCTTGACAATGGTTTGCCACTCTGCGATAGTGGTGTGAACGTGACTTCAAACAACCTATCCattgacaaaacattttggacaaagaaaagaaatttttgctgGAATATTGTGACTGCGTGCTTTGTGACGTCTTTGTGCTCAGCTTTACCTGAAACAAGATTAGCGTCAAGTTGGAAATTATCTGCTGTAACACTAACTATACATTTTGCAGATAGTGGCAGACCTAAAGCTATTAAATTTAACTGCTTTTCAACTGCAGATCTCATTGTTGGGAGGGCAAGGTCGGCATCAATTTTCTTATATCCATGAACCAACATAATTCCTGTAAAATAACTGGAAAGATAAAGACCAatagcaaaaattttacaccAAAACTAATGTTTGTGTACTACCCATGGTCAAAATgctatatttaaaatatttaatttagcCTAACGCTTTGAGATTGTACTTGCCTAAATTGGTAGGCTGCAGTCGGCGACCAGAGACAACAGTCACATAATTCCTTTGCCCAATGTTATTGATATGAGTGGATATACTGGCATCTGTTCCAATACCATGCTTTTCCATCAGCGTTATTAATTCACTCTCTGTCAGATAATCAGGTGGTCCTGTCTTCCTTTCAACCaatgcaactttttcaatagCACACTTCTTTCCTTCTTGAAGGTTTGGAAGTGTTTGTGAGTCGTCGATAGACATCCATGGCATAATCTTGAAAAAGTGTTAAAAATCAAAGATAATGAACGTTTACAATCTCAAAACATTCGCTGTTGATTCCAAGTTATTTAACGAACTTCCACAACATAAGTAAATACTACGATAATATagtaattgtaaaattaataacaaaagCTTTATCTACCAATGCAACATCTAAATCACAATTCTCAACTCACCTCTGTAAATCCTGGTTCAAGAGGTGAATTTCCTgtgcaagaaaatttttcctCCCCAATAAGAAAAACAATCTccttatgtaaatatttgcagTCTGGGCTCAAAGTGGCAAGAAAATGGCGAACTATATATTCGTATAACCGCCAGTTGTCAAAAGAACCTGTCAGTTGCCATAAGTCATCAGTTTTCACAAATTTAAATAACACCACTAGCAACATACTTTAATTTACACTAATCTTTAGGGACATGGTGAATCGAACTCGGATATTAAGCACGAATATTGACCATTATTGTCATTTTCACAAATCCAAATGTTGAAAGAAAATTCagacaaaatcttttattttgcGGAAAGAAATCAACAGAAAAACGTTCAAGTTTTAAGTTGTATGACCAAAAGACAGTGGTAGCAAAACTTATTAGTAATTAGTAAAAACAGATAAGAACAGATTCCTTATATTCACAAACAAGGTAAAGAATTTAAGCATGATTCTCTTGCTCATGTTTAAGCGAAATAAGCAAAGTTATCAAATTCGATTTGGATTCACACAAATATCAActatttatattttgatgtttCTGAATCTTTTTCAAGTTAGCAACTTAACACATCCCTACTAATCCTGATATACAAGAGGTAAAATTTGTAGACAAACCAATTTCTTGTTCTGTAGCATTCCTCATCGGTGTAATAGGGGGATGGTCTCCAACATCTGTCCCCTTACGGGGTTTTGAATATCCGATatcaatcaattttttcaCGTAGCTACCCCACAAATTGCCAGATGCAAGCTGGTTCAGACTTGAACGAAATTCAAAGTTCTCAGGATAATGTGTTGTCTCAGTTCGAGGGTAACTGATATAACCTCTGGTGTATAGACTCTCAGCAGCCTAAAGACAATGAATTGTGTAAAAGTTGGTTGAGACAGATGTGACGTAAAACAAAGGCAAGAGAAAGGTCGGTCAAGCACTTCAAGCCGGTTTACGCACGTACAAAGATAAGAAAAGTTAAATAGTTTCTTGGATTTTCAGGAATAGAAGGAAGTTTACTCGTTTGCACACTGATACAGTCAATAGTGAATATTTACTTTGACTGCTGTAAACCACAGCTTAATTTTCTTTGCTATGCTACACATCGTGAAAATCACCTTTAATAGTAAAATTCAACCTATACGCGATGACTAAAAACCAAATTGGTTAATCACATGCAATGTCTTCATAAACTGCGTAATTGTAGTAATATAACACCGCATACCTGCATGGTCTGTTGGGGACCAATATTTAAAGACGAGCTAGCCACTCTCAGCATTTCTACTGTATTTAAAGCTTGTGGCCTCTGCTTAAccttttcctttgtttttatgcTTTGCACAATGGCCAATTTATTATCTTTGACCTTGTTAAGGTAATGGATGGCCACTTGCTGGTCAAATAACCTCACCCTTAAAAAATATTCGATTACAGTTAGAAAAATATcttaaatataataaaaacatgcATAAACGGAGAGCCCTAATCGGTACTTGGATGCAATAGCAATTGTAGATCATGCaaattaccaaaaaaaaattgcaaaatcttcTCTACCTGGACCAATTTAAATTGAACGTCGGCTCATCGTTTGAACCTTTAACTTCGACATCCAACTGCCAATATGTTTCCGGCTTGAAAGATTGAATTTTATCATGCCTTTCTACGCAGAATCCGAGAGTTGGCGTTTGGCAAGGTCCATATGATATCAGTGAACTATCTAGATTTCCATATTTTCCCTGCAGGTTGCAGGTACCATTAAACAAATAGCAGCACAGAACAGCTGTTTCTTAAACACAAAGCAGCTTATTTTTAcctgaaaatatttcgtttGAAATCGTGTGAACGCACAGCCAACTCGTAAGTCTAATTCCTGTCGAGCTTCAACACAAAGAGATTCATTCTCGTTTGGCTCGCCGAGCGAATTCATGGCAGCATGAATGTCCTTATCAGTGATTGAACTGAACTGTGCTCTATACACTACTCTTCCTTTATTGTTCTGGAACAGCACATCAGCAATGTCTTAGTACATTGAATTATGTTGAAGTTGACAGGAGTGGTTACACTAAGTAGTTCTAAGTGGTCACAGGATCACAGGATCACTAGATCACTAAGTGGTTACAGGAGCAACAACACACCTGTCTTTTCATTACAGGCATCACGATGTCCAAGACTTCAAAGCAAATGTTTTCACCTTCTTTGTCACAATCGAGCCACAAGACTACAATGTCAGAATCCTTCGCTTCTTTCTCTAGAAATCTGAAATGTGCAACAATTTTGACTTAAAATAGGGCAAATTACccttaaacaaaaattgtgttatttTAGTGCAGTGGAAAGCAACCAAAACCAACTTGGGGATGTTTAGCTTTGGATTTGcttcttttttaaatgttggtGCATGAAACAGTTCACTGGGGTCAACTTTTTCCCAGTTGTTATATTTTCCTTCAAAATCTATGCACATCACATGACCACACACTGATGTGAccttgaaatgtgcactttgTCCTTGAAAATCACCTAAACCGAAAAACAACTATCAGCTACTGAAGTTATGagatcattttcaaaacatcCCATACGCGGTTTTATCAACAATATTGaccaaataaaaactaaatgcTAATATTTATGCATGTAATCATGTACCCATACAGAATTATTTTCCCATATATTGATAACCACCAAAATGATTCAAGTCAAACCCCACATCACTCACCCGGGTATTCATGAACTGAGCAAGCACTActcaaaccttttcttgtattGCAGGAATTTCTTGAAAGGATTTTAGCAATGGAGGCTGCCAAGGATGGCTTTTCAGCCACCATGAGCACGGTTTTCATTGTTACAGATTTGTCTTTTACACAATccttattgttttaatgtaGAAATATCAGGTTGTTTGCTCTAccaacatcaaaaattttagcTCTGGCGAAAATTACCAACACCAAAACattaacagagaaaaattaacaataaagaTTAACATAGAACTTTGAGTAGTAATGTAATACATTCAAGGCCTAATATATTATCAAAAGAAATAGGATAATACAATTTACTGCAAATGATATTTAAGCACAGAATATAATACTTAGgaacaacataaaatttttttaaatttcgaTAAATAACAGCAATTTTAAAGGAAGCGTTTATTTCACCGCCTCGACCGGCCAGTTACCAGCAGCAATTTTAAATCTACCATAGCAGACCTATATGAATAACAATTAACCTAGAAATGTTGACATAAAAACAGATGCTTCCACGTTTAACGTGGCGTGCCACCATTTATCTGGGAAATATATTATTTCTCCTGGCTTCAACACACATTCATATATTTTCTCTGATGCATTTACATGTTGATAATCTTCTAATAACCATCtcaatgttgttttgtttggatCGAAATgtggtttattttcaaatggcAACAAGAACCACCGTTTGCTACCATGTATCACTTCAGCAAAACCAGGTCCGTGAAAATGAAATGGCACACCAGTACCAGCGCCAGCAATACCGAAACTCAATGCAGCTGATTTAAAAGGCAATTCATAGGGAGGGATCACATATTGATCAAACAAATCACCCCATTCAGAATAGTCGTGATTTCCAAAGAAATACAAAGTATCTTGTCCTGATTTGTTGAAATCTTGAGGTCTTAAAACTCTTTCAACATATTCTCCAAATTTCATCTCAACTTCGTCATATGAGTGCGTGTTTGCAGTGCTTAAGGTAACTGTCTTGTGTCCATAATCATCAATAAGCCTCTGCTTCTCACAGAGACTTTGAAACAAGGAATTGTCTGTAATGTTGGTAAAAACAACTGGTTCTTTGTACGCATATGTGTCAAGGAATTCTAATTGAGAGATTTTCCCTATTTTTACGATATTGCATATGTCCGAGTGCGTGGTCACAGTGGAGGTCGACTGGCCAGGCAACTGCcaacttttttcaaagcaaGACCACGCAGAAGGGTCACCTTTCTTTTCACATGAACCTGCTAAACCTTCCGCAGATATTTCACTCAAGACCCGAACAATGAGAGGTTGTACAATAACACTCACATATACTGCGTATAATGAAAAATACATCATTCCAACACTAATCACTTATCGCTTTGCAACCAGTAGCGATATATTAACAATATGTATTTTCGcgcaattttttcttttgatttaACTCATATtagatttgataaaattacaatttttgaTTGGTTTTTACATGATGACGTTTACTATCATTGTAGGTGTTTTCCCTTATCCAAACTATACGTTCTCATCGATAATTTATAATACAGTAACTGTAAAGAAAAGAATAATTTTCTAAAGTAGAGGAAAGTCAGGCAAAACGGACGCCttaaaggaaaaaaaattatctcgGATTTTAACGCGacttaaaacaataagtttcAGATTGGATAGAACTGTGATAGAATTACAATCTCTAAATAACCGCACTAATAGAAGAACATCCTATGCAAAAATTAACCTTCGAAGTGTATGAGGAAGTGGTCAATTTTGCACCTTTAGCGGGCCCCTTTCAGGCATAATTTTCCCCAATAAAGTTAATACCatctaaaaaaattaatttattaaatgAAGTTAATGTCTTCATTATTTCTTAACGGTATACTACTCCTTATCTCTGAACAATATTTCTATGACACGAGCTAAAAGTAAAATCTAACTCCAGTCTTGGAAAATTAGAAGACTGCATATCTGCATATTCACGCCGAAGCTTCCTGGGCAGAAAAGTGATGTATCTCCAAAACAGTGGCGGCGCTGCAGTTCGtcgttattttttaaaacacatgACCCGTTTTGCTTCACTTTCTCCTAcataaaattattgaaaacattaatttcttattttacaaaagcttattgatCGTACAGtataacacaatttttgcaacaaaaagcctaaaataaaatagtgCTATATAACTTTAAGCACTAACTGTTTTCTCACTCATTTTCTGGTTATCAAATTGTCTACTGTAGGGGAAGGTGGTGTAAAGCGGACCAACGGGGTAAAGTGGCACACCcctcttattttcttaataaagttttttaaccaCACGGACACCACTAAGTTTAGTGAAGCATGACATAAAGTGGTTGCAGACGCCATTATTCGAGGTTACGTGGAAAAGAAGGCAAGAAAAGGCACGGAATTCGTTTTTTGTACTCTCTGATctattgaaaggtatgtcttgtaacttagattttattttacatgcatAAGGTAGAAGTTTGGTTGAATGGTAGAAAGGAGTTTTACTGTATCACGTACGCATTACATAGGTTCATTCCGCTTACTGAGTACTGACTAGCCAAAATTTGGCCAACAGTCAAAATAATAGTAACCAAGGGgtgggggtaaagtggaccccgtcgttaactttttcttctttatagtTTCATGACCGAATTAGGTGATGTTTATCTTGTAATCCTGTTTTGTAGAATGCCTCGTAACCGCCAAAGGACATCAACTCAACAATCTTGGACCGAAGAGGCTATGACTGTCGCCATTCGGGCAGTAAATGAAAAGAGAATGGGCTACCATAAAGCAAGCAAAGAGTATGGAGTTCCCAAAATGACACTCATAAGAAGGGTCCAAGGAGATAATATTAATGCTACTGGGAGCAAAAAGGAACTTGGAAGGTTTCATTCCACATTTTCCGAAGCCCAAGAAAAAGAGTTAGTTGCACATGTGCTCGAACTTGAGCGGCGATTCTTTGGGGTCACCAGGAAACATCTCCAATCACTTGCATTTGAATTGGCAGAAAAAATCATATTAAGCACAGGTTCAACATGGAAAAGAGACTTGCTGGTGCTGATTGGGTAAGTGGATTTCTTCAACGCAATCCACAATAAAGCCTTCGCACCCCAGAGCCTACGTCTGCTGCTcgtgctccaaatgcatgcgatgggcgcatgaagcctgctcagggtgtaatgaagaggatgacaactttatttgtgaattatgtttttaaaaattgatggtgaactgcgattactttcataactacttcgcttatgatgacaatttgtaaataaattgattgtgatgtggaaaaattgccttgtttactcaaaacttacggtactccactttaccccacacatgtggggtaaagtggactattggaggtgcttttaaatcaaaaaaattttatgtaagaaagcaagcaatcaataaaagggcacttcaaaaattagcgaaataccttagagttaactctcaaaacaaacaagtcaaatgttttggtgaaatcagtgaattgtaacgattaagccttaggtggtccgctttacaCCACCTTCCCCTACTATAGATCTTGTATCTGCATGTACAGTACCATAGAatggaaaatttgaaatcgTTAATATCTGGAAAAATCGTATTATTCCCACAGCCTTAACGACAAGAACaaatatatgaaaataatGGAATAAATATATTTCCAAACTGCAGTGTAAAACGATCAACATAAGTTTAACACGTAACAGCGCATGTGGCAAATCTGACTCGTGTTTAGCCCTTAGCCGTTATAAAATAACTTGTTCTTTTTCCCTTTTTAGGATTTGACGTACTTGTTAGCACTAAGTGCCGTTGCAAGATTCTCAACAAACGTTTATTGCGAGAtacaataattaataattgtcTACGGACACAAAAAAAGAATTTCGAAACAGCATGAGCGACGACAAAAAGGGGTCTCGTAGAGAAAAGACCATTAGTAGAGAATACAACTCCTTGTAAGGGTCATACTGAAGCAAGTGGAGGTGTCGGGTAGAACTATTGATCGCTAATATGACTCTGCAGTTTACGTAACCAAAACAacgaaaacaaacaacagaaaGCGAAATGGAAATAAAACGATAGGACATTGTGAAAGTGTagaaatacaagaaaaaaatgtacCCAGCACAAAATTTCTAGCACCACCAATCATAAGAATATAAAGTACATTACGTTACGCAGATCGAATGtggtaaataaaaacttaaagcgaaataaaagcaattaaGCGAAAAATGAAACACAACATCGATGATTTAAATAGATAGGGAAATGCTTCCTCATTTTAAAGGATCAATTTATATCAAATCTTGGTTATTTAGAGAAAACTGTTAAAGAAAAAGTTGTCTTAGGCTAAGGATTATTTAAGACTGTAGATCCTATGTGATGAATAATAACGGTTCAACTGTTACCTAGCGACCAAGATTTAAAATGGGCAAATTGCCATTAAGGTATGACGATACGTGACGTGTCCACAGTGGCCTTAATGAAAAGAGCGTTGCCTTTTAAGTAGTTATTGTCTTTTAGCTCTTTGTGTGAAACGAATTTCGGGTAACCGAAACCAAGAGTAGAATCGTTTGCTGAATCTAAGCTTGGTTGTTGAAAGTTTTTCCAGGTCGGGTCGGGCGTAAACCGTACGCTTATATGACTCCGTTTCGAAGACAATGGGTCACCCTGGTCCAGTATGTTGAAAGTGATATCATGCGAGAAAGGCCACTCCAGCAACGAGTCATAGTCTCCCGCCAACACCCGGATGTAGAGGGACATGTGGGAATTCAAACCGCTTCCGTTTCCGTTCAAAAAGGCGGAAAGCTGCAGTTTGTAACCGTACCGGTGCGTGTAGAACGGCGGGCTCTTGCATTCTATAATTTGATCGCTTTGAGCGGCTTTCAGCTTCTTCGAGTAGTCGTTTATCCGCCACAAGAGGGTGCCGTTCTGGTGTATCGATAAGTCGTTCACTTGTTTTTGCAGCTCAA
Proteins encoded in this window:
- the LOC143446217 gene encoding peptide methionine sulfoxide reductase MsrB-like, with the translated sequence MFRQALRKLSIPALRSARLTVSASQRNMSAKDSGSIGFTKEELKNRLTSLQYQVTQEKGTERAFSGEYEKNKEKGTYKCIVCGNLLFQSKHKYDSGSGWPSFYKTAREDAVETIEDKGHGMVRTEVVCDKCKAHLGHVFTDGPAPTGERYCMNSASLSFEKAGK
- the LOC143446214 gene encoding DNA topoisomerase 3-beta-1-like, which encodes MKTVLMVAEKPSLAASIAKILSRNSCNTRKGLSSACSVHEYPGDFQGQSAHFKVTSVCGHVMCIDFEGKYNNWEKVDPSELFHAPTFKKEANPKLNIPKFLEKEAKDSDIVVLWLDCDKEGENICFEVLDIVMPVMKRQNNKGRVVYRAQFSSITDKDIHAAMNSLGEPNENESLCVEARQELDLRVGCAFTRFQTKYFQGKYGNLDSSLISYGPCQTPTLGFCVERHDKIQSFKPETYWQLDVEVKGSNDEPTFNLNWSRVRLFDQQVAIHYLNKVKDNKLAIVQSIKTKEKVKQRPQALNTVEMLRVASSSLNIGPQQTMQAAESLYTRGYISYPRTETTHYPENFEFRSSLNQLASGNLWGSYVKKLIDIGYSKPRKGTDVGDHPPITPMRNATEQEIGSFDNWRLYEYIVRHFLATLSPDCKYLHKEIVFLIGEEKFSCTGNSPLEPGFTEIMPWMSIDDSQTLPNLQEGKKCAIEKVALVERKTGPPDYLTESELITLMEKHGIGTDASISTHINNIGQRNYVTVVSGRRLQPTNLGIMLVHGYKKIDADLALPTMRSAVEKQLNLIALGKAEHKDVTKHAVTIFQQKFLFFVQNVLSMDRLFEVTFTPLSQSGKPLSRCGKCRRYMKHITAAPPRLYCSTCDDTYDLPAKTNVKMYKELKCPLDDFELLVCSTGSQGKSYLLCPYCYNHPPFRDMRKGSGCNSCTHPGCIHSRSTLGVSPCISCENGILVLDPTSAPKWKLACNDNRCSTVVTLFQDAHRISVSEDACEKCAAYELIVDFHKEKTPLEKNETKHTGCVFCDPIFSGLIKLKQARLTVKRKPFSTRGRGRGRSRGRGKRVPKDKMSQLAAYFV
- the LOC143446215 gene encoding jmjC domain-containing protein 8-like — encoded protein: MMYFSLYAVYVSVIVQPLIVRVLSEISAEGLAGSCEKKGDPSAWSCFEKSWQLPGQSTSTVTTHSDICNIVKIGKISQLEFLDTYAYKEPVVFTNITDNSLFQSLCEKQRLIDDYGHKTVTLSTANTHSYDEVEMKFGEYVERVLRPQDFNKSGQDTLYFFGNHDYSEWGDLFDQYVIPPYELPFKSAALSFGIAGAGTGVPFHFHGPGFAEVIHGSKRWFLLPFENKPHFDPNKTTLRWLLEDYQHVNASEKIYECVLKPGEIIYFPDKWWHATLNVEASVFMSTFLG